Below is a window of Haloterrigena alkaliphila DNA.
CTTCCTCGGGCTGGGGTCGGGCGAGGCGCTCAACGAGAGTCCGCTGGGCCTGCCCATGCCCGAGTTCGGCGAGTGTGCACGGCGAACTGCGGAGGCGATCCGGATGATCCGAGCGCTGTTCGAGGACGAGTTCGTCGACTACGACGGGCAGTTCTGGTCGCTCGAGGACGCGACCCTCTACACGGGTCCCGACGAGGCCCCGCCGATCTACGTCGCGAGCAACGGCCCGACGTTCGCCCGGATGGCCGGCGACCTCGGCGACGGCTACGTCACCGTCTACGAGTCCCCCGAGCGCGTCCGCGAGGAGCTATTCCCGTCCGTCGAGCGCGGCATCGAGAAGTCCGACCGGAACGACTCGCTGTCGGATCTCGATCGCTCGATCCACCTGCACGTCTCCTACGACCCCGACAGCGAGACCGCCGCCCTCGAGCCGTGTCTCCCGTGGCGGGGGACGATGCTCGACATCTTCTTCGAGGCCGACGTCGCCGACCCGCGGACGATCCAGCGCCACGGCGACGTGGTCGACCCCGACCACCTCGCCGAGCAGATGACGATCACGACGGACCCGCAGGACATCGTCGACGTGACCGGCGCGTACGTCGACGCCGGCTTCGACCACATCGTCTACCAGAGCCACAGCCCCGATCAGGCGGCGTTCTGCGAGGTGCTCCGCGAGGAAGTGTTCCCGAGTTTCTCGGACGCGAACGTCTCTACCTGAGGCGGTTCAGTCGCTCCCGTTGCCGTTTTCACTGCCGTCGTCTCTGCCATCGGTATCTTCACCGCCGTCGTTGCCGCCGGCTTCGTCACCGTTACCCTCGTCGCTCTCCTCGAGCGAGAGCGTGGCGTACGCCTCGGCGTTCGCCGGCGACGGCTCCTCGGGAACGTCGCCCGGATACAGGAGCCAGACGATTCGCGCCGTTTCGTTCGACGACTCGTCGGTCGCCGGATCGATCGTCTGCTCGATTTCGTCGCTCTCACCGTGCTCGAGTTCCGTCTCGAACCGCGCGAGTTCCCGCTGCGTTTCGACCGCGAGGTCCCCGGAGTCGTCCGTCGCGAGCTCCTGCTCGACGGCGACGACGGTGTAGGAGACCGTCCGGTGTTCCCCGTTCTCGATTCCGACGGTGACCGTCGAGTTGTTCCCGGCCTCGAGCGTCGCCGACTCGTTGGCGAGGAGGTCGCCGGAGTCGTCGAGGAGGTAGATCGCCGAGAACCCGTCGTCCCCGGCGGTGCTGGTGCCGTCGAGTCCGGGACCGGCGACCGCGAATCCGACGCTCGCGACGGCCACGCCGACGGCGACGACCAGCAGGCCGTTCAACAGCACGTCCCCTCGAGTTTCGTTGGGTAGCAGTGACCGGCGGACTCGCGCCGCCCACGGGCGGACGGGGGTGGCAAACCTCGCGGACGGAGCGACGGCCGCGCGCCGTCGAGCAGCGACGACCGTCAGGAGCACCGTCACGACGGAGACGGCGGCGACGACGGGTCCGGGTCGGATCCCCCAGGGCGTGTAATTCATCGCGAGTCCGACCGTCGGGACGAGGATCGCACTGAGGACGATCGACAGGGCGAACCGATCGATGCCGTCGATCCCGCCTCCGGTTCCGAGCCAGCGTTCCCGCCCGCTCTCGTCACCTCCCTGGTCGACGGAACGGTCGCGCTCCGGGAACAGCGCGGCGACGAGGGCGTAGCCGGGGACGAAGAGGACGAAGGCGATCGCGACCGGGACGTGCAGCGGCGTCCCTCGAAGGACCGGTGCGAACGCCACGACGACGGCGAGACCGGTCGCGACGAGGACGGCGGCGAGATCCGTCGGGAGCCACCCGTCGTTCCGTGCGGGGCTGTCCTGAGTCGCGCGTCTGTCAGCCATTTCCCTGCCCTTCCATGTCCGTCAAGTAAATTGGATGGTCGGTTACGCAGATTTTCAGGAATTTTAGAGTGTCTACCGACGGTAGCGTCCGTCTCGGGAGTCGATTCGAATCGCGTCGCCGCGGCGTTCTGCGGACCGAACCGAGCGTAGCGTACCCATTACTTTCACCCGAATCGTCACTAGAACCGGGACGAATGCGCCGTTCGCGCCAGTCGTGGGCCGGTCGTTCGTCGCCCCAGCGGTGGGCCAGTGTCGCTCGGCTCGAGCCGACTCCGTCTCTCGGCAGTAGATGGCGGCCGCTCCTGCAGGTGAACGCGAACAACACACAGTCATGAAGGCGAACGAACCCAACGAAGACGTCGATCGGAGCATCGCCGAAACCGAACGACCGCCGGACGTGACGCGGGCCGAACTCGCCGACCTTCGGAATCGGGTCGACCGGCTGACGACGCGAAACGAGCGGCTCCGCGAACAGGTCGATCGATCGCGCCAGTCCGGGACGCGACGGATGACGTACGGGCTCGTCGGGCTGGCGATACTGAGCGTCGGAGCCGGGTTCGTCGTCTCGAGCGCACAGCCCGTACTGTTCGCTCTCGCCGGGGTCGCGCTCGTCGGGGCACTGCTCACCAGCACGCTCTCGCTGGGACGGTTCATCGAACGCGGCGATGCGACCGAGGTGTACGCGACGTGTGCTGCCAATTACGAGGCGATCGTCGCGGCGTCCGGACTCTCCGACGAGCGCCACTACGTTCCGTCCGACGACGACCGTATCAGACTGGTCGTCCCGCGCGATCCGGATGCCGCCCCGGAGACGGTCGAGGCATCCGTCGACGCCGACCCCGGCGGGCAGGGGCTCGTTCTCGAGCCGATCGGCACCGGCTTCGTCCGGGAACTCGAGGAAACGCTCTCCGAGGCCGTGACGCCGACGGCGGCCGCGACCGTCGATCAGCTCACCGACGCGCTCGAGGATCGATTCGAGTTCGTCGCCGCGGCCAACTCGACCGTCGACGAGGGGCGGGCCGAGATCGCCGTCACCGCCAGCGCCTTCGGCCCCGTCGACCGGTTCGACCACCCCGTCGCCTCGATCCTCGCGGTCGGCCTCGTGGCGCACCTCGAGCGACCGGTCCGACTCGAGGTGACCGAGGACGCGGAGCGCGGCCAGTGGCTCGTCACCTACCGCTGGGACGTGGCGCCGACGAACGACTGACGCGACCGTCGCGAGCGGGCTGCTCGAGGGCGGAATCCGAACGTCACCTCCTGCCGAACGGTGTCTCGTCCGGGAGAAACGGATCGATAGCGATCGCGTCGCGTCCCGCAACATCGAGCCCCGTTCGCCCGTATCGTCGACCGCCTCGTTCGACGCATCGTCGACCGCTTCGATCGACGTATTGCCGTGGTGGCTCGTTCCGTACCGGTCTCGTCGTCACCGATCCTCAATGCTGTCATCGGTCGTCGACGCAGTCCCGACGGCCTCGAGGGACGCTCACGGGAGTACCCCGGGCGCGAACAACTGGAGAACGCGGACGCCCGCGGCGATCACGGCGGCGACGAGCGCGAGCGTCACGAACACGTCGAGGTCACCGTCCCAGCGCGGGGTGACGTCGACCGGCGTCAGGAGCTCGGCGATCGTGACGAACCCGATGACGGCCAGCAGGACGAACAGCGGGTACGAGAACGCGCCCGCGAGGACGAGCGCGAGCAACAGGCCGAGCAGCCAGGCGAGCTGGACGCGGACGAACCGGAGACGGAACGGAGTCGGCATCGCCGCCGATCTAGTACGAAGGGAGAGATAAAGCTATTCGACGATAATCGCGCCGAACAGACGGTAATCGGTTCGTACGGACCGCAGCATTCGTCGGCCGCGAGACGAGCGGTGGTCGACTCCGACGCGATCGGTCATCGATTCTCCGCCGATCGACGACTGTGGTCGAGACGGCCCACTACTCCGGCATCGGCGGGTGCTCGGCGTGTCGATTCCACCGCCCCCACTTCCAGAGCGGGGTTCCCGGGAGTTCGACCCTGAACAGGGACATCGTCCCGTACGGTTCGAACTCCGAGGACTCGATCCCGTATCGGGCGACGTTGTCTACGCCGGTGTCCGTGTAGATCGGCGCCGCCGGATCGCGCTCGAGGATCCACTCGGTGCGAACGCGGTTGATCTCCTTGAACAGTCCCAGTCCTCTGTACTCGGGTTCCGTCCCCGCGTCGAACAGCCAGTAACACTCCTCGTCGCAGATGGAGTCGGGCAACGCGCGCGGCGCGCGTTTCGATTCCGGAGTCAGGATCCAGCCGTAACTCATGAGGTCGCCGTCGTCGTGGAGCGCCATCCCGACGTAGCCGTCGTTCAGGTACTCGAAGTACCGGTCGCGCCACTCGGAGTCGTCCCCGAAAAACCGCCGGACGGCGTCCGTCTCGTCGACGAGACTCAGTTCGTACTCCGTCGACGCGTACGATTCCGCCGGCAGGTCGCCCGCGAACCGGTAGACGGCGAGGTCGAGTTTCGCCTTCTTCGCTTTACTGACGAGTGACATCACGGAATGTAGACGGAATTCGCTTACATATCGATGGGTGATCGTTTTACCGGCCGGTGACACGACCCGGTTCGCCGGTGCGACGGAATTCGGTGCATACACGCTCGAGGGGCGTTTCAGGCGGTGAGTATCGGTACTGTCACCAGTCAGTATCGTTCACGTATCCGGTAGTTACACGCATACGCTCACGAAGCTATTAGTTCGCGTCTCGCATCACCGTCGGCGTAGCTATCGCGGTGACACGGCGCCGACTGACCGCCGCACCGGCGACCGCGAGTCGAACCCACGCGGGCCGTCGGCGACTCCGTTCGCCGGCGACGCCGGCCGCGAGCATCGGTCCTCGAGTGCCGGCGGCGCGGAACGCACACCGGTGCCGAGCGGGACTGCCGATCGATCGCCGCTGACACGATACTACCGGTCATCTCCCCATGGCGAACAGACTCGTATCGAACATCGTCTCCGATTTCGGCGGGCGGCTCGTTCACGTCGCATCGACCGGGATCCTCCTGCTCGTGCTCACCCGCACGCTCGGGCCGGAGTCGTACGGCTTACTCGCGCTCGCGCTCTCGATCTTCTCGTTCTCCCGGTTCCTCAGCGAATCCGGGCTCCCGTGGGCGGCCGCGAGATTCATCGCGGCGGACAGGGAGGACGCGGACGAACGGGCCGTCGCGGCGGTCGTCGAGTCGTGGATCCTGGTCCTCGTCGCGTCCCTGATCGTCGCGGTCGCGTTGCTCGTCGGCGCCGAGTTCATCTCGACCCTGCTGGGCGAGGCCGGCCTCGCCGGCCTGTTGCTCGTCGGGTCGGGGTACGTCCTCTTCTACACCCTCTACCGGTACAACCGGGCCATCCTGCAGGGGTACGAGGCGATCACCGCCTCCGCGAAACTCCACGGGATAAAGGGAGGGCTCACGCTCGTATTCGTCACGGTCGCCGTTTTGCTCTGGCCGTCGCCGACGGCCGCCGTCGTCGGCTACGTCGTCGCCTACGGCGTCGCCGCGGTGCTCGGCCACTGGATGGTCTGGCGCGTCAGCGGCCTGGATCGCTCGAGCGTCGCCACCGACGGCGCGGTCAGGATGGACATCCTCCGGTACAACCTGCCGCTGAGCGTCACGCGGTTGTCCGCCGAAGTCGACGGCCATCTGGACGTCATCCTGGTGGGGTTCTTCACGAACCCGACGCAGGTCGCGTTCTACACGATCGGCAAGCAGATCAGTCAGTTCACGCGCGTCCCCGCGGCGTCGATCGGATTCGCGCTGTCGCCCTCCTACGGCGCGGAGACGTCGAAGGGCCGAACCGAGGCTGCCACCTCGGTCTATCAGGAGAGTCTGGTCAAGACGCTGTCGCTGTACGTCCCCGCCTGCGTGGGCATCCTCGTCGTCGCCGATCCGGCCATCGTCACCGTCTTCGGCGACGGGTACGCCGGCGCGGTCCTCGTCGTGCAGGTCCTCGCGCTGTTCGTCCTCTTCGAGGCGCTCGAGAACATCTCCGGCCCCGCGCTCGACTACCTCGGACGGGCCCGCGCCCGGGCGGTCCTCAAAGCGGTCACTTCGATCGGGAACGTCGCCCTGAACGTGCTCCTGATTCCCCAGTTCGGGGCGGTCGGCGCCGCGGTCGCGACCGTGATCACGTACGGAACGTACGCGATCCTGTCGGTCGGCATCGTCTACACGGAACTGCCGTTCGACGCCCGGACCGTCGGCCGCTGTATCGCGACGGCGGCTGGGATCTCGGTCGGGATGGCGGCCGTCGTCGTCGCGTTACTGGGCGTCTTCTCGGGGCCGGGTGGGTTGGTACTCGCCATCGCCGCGAGTGGGATCGTCTGGCTCGTCGGTTGTCACGCGTTCGACCTGATTAACGTCGAACAGGTGGCGGATCGGCTCACGGGCTGACCGGCGCTGCGCCGATCAGCCGTAGAAGGCGACTTCGGTCGAGTCGTACACCCTGCTACGGGTCGCGAGTTCGTCTTCGGGGATCGACTCGCCGTCGACGTACTCGGAGAACTGTAACGGCCGATCGCGGTCCTGGAGTTCTCCCTCCCTGATGAGAACGCCGTCGTAACCGGCGAACACCCCTCCACCCTCCTGGGGGACGGTGACGATCGAACACGATGACGAGTGGAGCGCGACGAGATACCGACAGGACATCCTGTCGGCGCCGATCTCGCCGTCGTAGCCCGCGTCGATCGCCTCGAACGACGCCCGCTCGGTGTCGGTGAGGTAGAACGTGTAGAACTCCCGCTCGACGACCGGATTGTCGGAGGCGGTGTACTCGTTCGAGACCGCCGTGAACGCGAAGCCCGACGTGAGCACGAGAAGCGCGAGGAAGACGGCGACCCCACCGCGGTCGACCAGTTCGTACAGCCCGTAGCCCGCGGTCAGCGCGATGAACATGAAGCTGTAGTGGCCGAATCGGCCGACGTTGACGCCGGCCAGCGAGTCGAGCAGCAGCGTCGGCCCGGGGAAGGCGACCGGAACCAGCAGGATAGTGAGAACGCCGAGCGACGTGAACAGCGGGACGTTTCGACTCGGCCAAAGGCGCCGGTGGGCCGCCGTCGCTTCGCTCGCTTCACCCGCGGCGATCCGTCGGTGCCAGAACAGGAACCCGAGGAGGACGAACAACAGCGCGAACGCGTAGGGAACGAAGTTGGCGACCTCGACCCAGGGACTCGAGAGCACGCCCGCGGTCGCTCCGGCCCCCGACCCCCCGGTCGATCCGAAGAAGCTGACGGTGATGGTATCGAGGATCCGGCCGACGATGAACTCGGCGTTGTAGAGCCAGTAGGCGGCCGTGAGTAGCACCGTCACCGAGAGGACGTAGTTGTCGACCGCTCGGACGGGGGTGTCGATCGTCAGTTCGGTCAGATAGAGGACGGCGAGGATCACGAAGACGAACGGGATCGACACCGGGTGGTAGACGACGATCCCGCCGATGAGCACGAGGCTCAGCGCGCGCATCCCGGCCGACGGGCGGTCGACGAGCGCGAGCACCAGTGCGAGGAAGAGGATCGACGTCACGCTGCGCGGAATCGAGTACATGCCGTAGAAGAGGTACAGCGGGAACGAGATCAACACCAGACACGAGAGGAGTCCGACCGCCTCGTTCGGGTAGACGCGCCGGGCGACGCCGTACATGAGACCGACGCCCGCGGCGAAGATACCGCCCGAGAGGAGGTACATCGTCGTGTGCGCCGCGACCGCGTCGCCGAACAGCTGGGTCGACACCGCGGCGTAGACGTGCCACAGCTGGAACGCCTCGTACTCCGGCACCATCACGGCCGTCCGGGCCGTCTCCACGATGGACGTCGTCAGCGCGATGTGCGTCGTCAGGTCCCCGTGACCGACGAAGAAATCGTAGTGGAGGGTGACGCTGTAGATGACGAGCGTCGCGATGGCCATCAGGTGGTACAGCCCGAGCGCGTGATGGCCGCGAGTCGACGGCGTGGTCGTTATCAACAGAAAACAGAGGACGTACGCGAGCGCGACCCCCACGTAGAAGGCGAGCGGGCGCACGTCGGTGACCAGTAGCAGTGCGACCAGCCCGCCCACCAGTAGGTGGAACGCGATCGACCACGCCCGCCAGTCGACCCGCGGGACGTGCCAGTCGCTGCGCGCGAGGAGCGACCGATCGGTGCCGAGCGCCCGGACCAGTAGCGGCGCCGCGATCATCGGAACGGCGAAGTACAGCCCCAGAATCGCCAGACTCGTCGCTCCGAGTAGCACCGGGACGGCGATTCCGACGACGGCGACCAGCGGCAACGCGATCGACGAGGCGCCGTAGATCGCGTCGACGATCCGTCTCACGGGGCATCACCGACCGATATCGGCCTCGAGACGCGACTCCGGTCCCGCGAGAGCGGATGTACGCCCTCGAGCGGGCCGTCCCGTTTCGGTTCGGTTCCCGACCAGCACCGTCGCGCAGTCGTCGGAATACGCCGCGCTGCGAGACTGCTCATCTGTCAGCGCCCTACACGACTGGCGTCGAAAAGCATTTCACATCGTTCACAGAATCTGAGAATCGGGTCGCATATGCGTCGGGAAGAGGCCTAATACGCTCGGATTTACGACACAATATTTGAGCGTAATGTGATATATACGACGCAGAAGTATGTGTCAGAAGTGTACGGTATCACCATCGAACGAGTGGGCTGCAGGGCGCTGCGCTGTAAGCCGACCGTATCGTGAATCGGTATCGCATCGCCCGGGATCCTCGTCAAACACCGGACCGGACCTCGCGGAGTCTGTGGACCGTAACTAAAGGAGTCTGTGGTAGTTGGAGAAACGAAATGGTCGACCGACGGTCGGTGTTGAAGCTCGGCGGTGGGGCCGCCGCGCTGGGGGTAACGGGGGGAGTGATCGCGCTCGTCGCGCGCAACGGCGATGACGGGGTCGGCGACGGCGAGGCGTTCGAATCGATCGACATCGACTACGGGGAGTACGACAGCCCCGAGGCGATCTATCGCGTCTGGACGGGGTATCCCCGCCGGTTCTCGTTCGTCGACGACGGAGCGTACACGGGAGAGACGGCGTTGCGGTGTGCGATTCCGGCGAACGCGAGCGACGGAAGCAACGCGATGTTCTGGTTTCCCGACAACGGATACGACCAACCGCGCGAGGTCACCCAGCGAGCGATGGTCCGGCTGAGCGACGACTGGACGATGGCCGACGGAGACGTCTGCCGGTTCTGGTCCGCGGGGCTGAACACGGCGGCCGGCCCGCACGGCTCCGGCGGTCGCGGCAGGCCGTCGGGCGACGACGGGTGGTCGAGCATGTTCGCCGTGACGGAGAGGGAGACCGACAGCGACGCACTGTACAATCTCAGCGCGTACACGTACCACATGGATCAGGACGACGCGAGCGGCGAGTTCGAGGTCATCGACGCGCCGGTCCCCGCCGGGAAGTGGTTCCGATTCGCGACGTCCGCCCGGATGAACACGGTCTCGGACGGAGACGCGGAACCCGACGGCGAGGTCCGGTGCTGGCTGAACGGGGACCTGGTCTACGAGCGG
It encodes the following:
- a CDS encoding flippase, encoding MANRLVSNIVSDFGGRLVHVASTGILLLVLTRTLGPESYGLLALALSIFSFSRFLSESGLPWAAARFIAADREDADERAVAAVVESWILVLVASLIVAVALLVGAEFISTLLGEAGLAGLLLVGSGYVLFYTLYRYNRAILQGYEAITASAKLHGIKGGLTLVFVTVAVLLWPSPTAAVVGYVVAYGVAAVLGHWMVWRVSGLDRSSVATDGAVRMDILRYNLPLSVTRLSAEVDGHLDVILVGFFTNPTQVAFYTIGKQISQFTRVPAASIGFALSPSYGAETSKGRTEAATSVYQESLVKTLSLYVPACVGILVVADPAIVTVFGDGYAGAVLVVQVLALFVLFEALENISGPALDYLGRARARAVLKAVTSIGNVALNVLLIPQFGAVGAAVATVITYGTYAILSVGIVYTELPFDARTVGRCIATAAGISVGMAAVVVALLGVFSGPGGLVLAIAASGIVWLVGCHAFDLINVEQVADRLTG
- a CDS encoding DUF1616 domain-containing protein, whose product is MADRRATQDSPARNDGWLPTDLAAVLVATGLAVVVAFAPVLRGTPLHVPVAIAFVLFVPGYALVAALFPERDRSVDQGGDESGRERWLGTGGGIDGIDRFALSIVLSAILVPTVGLAMNYTPWGIRPGPVVAAVSVVTVLLTVVAARRRAAVAPSARFATPVRPWAARVRRSLLPNETRGDVLLNGLLVVAVGVAVASVGFAVAGPGLDGTSTAGDDGFSAIYLLDDSGDLLANESATLEAGNNSTVTVGIENGEHRTVSYTVVAVEQELATDDSGDLAVETQRELARFETELEHGESDEIEQTIDPATDESSNETARIVWLLYPGDVPEEPSPANAEAYATLSLEESDEGNGDEAGGNDGGEDTDGRDDGSENGNGSD
- a CDS encoding heparin lyase I family protein gives rise to the protein MVDRRSVLKLGGGAAALGVTGGVIALVARNGDDGVGDGEAFESIDIDYGEYDSPEAIYRVWTGYPRRFSFVDDGAYTGETALRCAIPANASDGSNAMFWFPDNGYDQPREVTQRAMVRLSDDWTMADGDVCRFWSAGLNTAAGPHGSGGRGRPSGDDGWSSMFAVTERETDSDALYNLSAYTYHMDQDDASGEFEVIDAPVPAGKWFRFATSARMNTVSDGDAEPDGEVRCWLNGDLVYERTDFRWTTTETQAIEYAGPLVRYGGGETAPTDLAVFYDDHRLRGNGAADGSARDPDPFVADPSEMDAYESRITVATDEETTYRLYVDGYAVHTQWSNVDGHEAFPNETVDVSLAGNTETGYVTVEATAEPDTADGYLFDGELLALETDAELAELWVSGQRVDPDEYPSAPDE
- a CDS encoding TIGR03557 family F420-dependent LLM class oxidoreductase is translated as MVRFGWFASLEEFSPAECLRQVELAEETGFDTAWVNDHFHPWFDHLQDGSPANGGNCWTWLPAALERTDELVIGTGVSAIVHRYHPANVAHQLATLAELYPDRTFLGLGSGEALNESPLGLPMPEFGECARRTAEAIRMIRALFEDEFVDYDGQFWSLEDATLYTGPDEAPPIYVASNGPTFARMAGDLGDGYVTVYESPERVREELFPSVERGIEKSDRNDSLSDLDRSIHLHVSYDPDSETAALEPCLPWRGTMLDIFFEADVADPRTIQRHGDVVDPDHLAEQMTITTDPQDIVDVTGAYVDAGFDHIVYQSHSPDQAAFCEVLREEVFPSFSDANVST